The Syntrophaceae bacterium genomic interval AAGATTGCGCACCCGTCAACTGCTGCATCGCCGTCGGCAGGGACGTCGCCGGCTTCTGGCTCGACCACTGCGGAAGGTACAACCCGCGGCGGATCACGCAGGAAGAGGCTCTGGCCCTGATCCGCGATTTCCGGAAGAGGGGGCATGTCACCCAGGCGTTCTTCAAGGTTGCTACCGGGGGCACGACGGGCGTGATCTGCAGCTGCTGTCCCGACTGCTGTGTGAGCCTGGAGGCGTCCCGAAGGGTCCGGAAGTTCGGGGGCTCCCTTTCCCAGAGCGCCTGCTCCGGCTATTCGGTTCGTGAAAACCGGGATCTCTGCCGGAGCTGCGGGGCCTGTGCAGGCATTTGCCCGTTCGGGGCGATGAACCTGCAGCACGGCGTCCGTTCATATGATCGGGCGGCCTGCATGGGCTGTGAACTTTGCGTCGAGCATTGCCCGGAAGGAGCTCTTTCGCTCTACCGGGATCCGGAAAAGCCCCTGCCTCTGGACATGGACTGGGTCCGCGAGCGGATGAAGACGGAAGGATCGGTGCCGGATATGGATATGGGAATGCACAACGTCGGGGAGATCGATTCGTGAAACCGGCATCCGGACAGCGTGAGGAGTACGACGTCATCGTCGTCGGTTCAGGCGTATCCGGGGCCGCCGTCGCCCGGAGCGTGGCGGCGCAGGGCGGCCGGGTGCTCCTGCTGGAGCGGGGGGGACGGGTGAACCGGATGGGGAACACCCTGACGGTCATGCGGGTTCTTGAAAGGTGCGGCCTGACCCGCAGCAGGGAGATGAACCTTGTCACGTTCGCCGATTCCCTGGGCGGCGCCTCCAATCTTTCCGCCGGATGTGCCATGCCTCCGCCGTTGTCGGTCTTGTCCGGGTTTGGAATCGACCTGTCCATCGAAGCCGGGGAGGTCCGCAGGGAACTGGGCATCGCCGAGCTTCCGGACCGTTTGATCGGCGAGGCGAATTTCCGCCTCATGGACGCCGCGGCATCCACCGGTCTTCCCTGGCGGAAGATGGAAAAATTCATCGATCCCGAAACGTGCGTCGAGGGCTGCAGCGACTGCATGCTGGGCTGCCGCCGAGGCGCCAAGTGGACAGCCCGGGCCTGGGTGGATGATGCGGTCCGTTCCGGGGCGGACCTGAAGATGGGCACTCGTGTGGACAGGGTTATCTGCGAAGGCGGCTCGGCCGCCGGCGTAGAGGGAAAGCGGCATGGGCGAGCCGTCCGGTACCGGGGGAAAGCGGTGGTCCTCTCGGCGGGCATGTCCGATGTCCACCTGCTCCGGCGGGCGGGCATCCGGGAAGCGGGCAAGGGATTCTGCTGCGACTGGCTCCAGTTCGTCGGCGGCGTCGTCCCGGGGATGAGCACGTACAGCGCCCACCCCATGGCCGTGGGAACCACCGACCTCCACGAGTCCGAGGGCATCATCATCCTGCCGGTTTTCCCCAACTGGTCGCAGTTTGCCGTGCTCATCGCCTCGAAGGGATTCCAGCACTTCACGAAGCTCCGGGAGTTCAGGAATTACACGGGGATCATGGTGAAGGTGCAGGACGAGACGGAGGGTGAGATCTATCCGGGCGGATCCTTCTCCAAGCCTATCACCCTGCTTGACCGCAAGCGCCTCGACAAGGGGGTGGACCTGATCCGGAAGGTTTTGAGGAAAGCCGGGGCCCGGGAAGACAGCATCCTGGCCTTGAACCCCATCGGCGCCCACCCCTCGGCCTCCTGCCGTATCGGCGAAGTGGTGGATGCCAGCCTTGAGACCAGAATCCAGAATCTGTACTGCTGCGATGCCGGCGTTCTGCCCCGGGCCATGGGAGCACCGCTCATCTGGACCCTGGCCGCTCTGGGAAAGCGCCTGGGAACCCATCTCGGCCGCCGCCTGTCTCTGGCTGCCGGATCCCGCGCCGCCTGACGCACGGACGAAG includes:
- a CDS encoding GMC family oxidoreductase, giving the protein MKPASGQREEYDVIVVGSGVSGAAVARSVAAQGGRVLLLERGGRVNRMGNTLTVMRVLERCGLTRSREMNLVTFADSLGGASNLSAGCAMPPPLSVLSGFGIDLSIEAGEVRRELGIAELPDRLIGEANFRLMDAAASTGLPWRKMEKFIDPETCVEGCSDCMLGCRRGAKWTARAWVDDAVRSGADLKMGTRVDRVICEGGSAAGVEGKRHGRAVRYRGKAVVLSAGMSDVHLLRRAGIREAGKGFCCDWLQFVGGVVPGMSTYSAHPMAVGTTDLHESEGIIILPVFPNWSQFAVLIASKGFQHFTKLREFRNYTGIMVKVQDETEGEIYPGGSFSKPITLLDRKRLDKGVDLIRKVLRKAGAREDSILALNPIGAHPSASCRIGEVVDASLETRIQNLYCCDAGVLPRAMGAPLIWTLAALGKRLGTHLGRRLSLAAGSRAA
- a CDS encoding 4Fe-4S binding protein, with the protein product MKASTRTMIRKHGWRIDRALHHYLYFTRYHPYVRLSLAMTRLATAAPRWFRPSAMLFQAAFGRYHAKVLSSSEAVKILTLREDIRLAGPGNRQIIPYAHATGILFREPDFIAVMDCPCRAARGGGKDCAPVNCCIAVGRDVAGFWLDHCGRYNPRRITQEEALALIRDFRKRGHVTQAFFKVATGGTTGVICSCCPDCCVSLEASRRVRKFGGSLSQSACSGYSVRENRDLCRSCGACAGICPFGAMNLQHGVRSYDRAACMGCELCVEHCPEGALSLYRDPEKPLPLDMDWVRERMKTEGSVPDMDMGMHNVGEIDS